The Desulfuromonas versatilis genome has a segment encoding these proteins:
- the nrfD gene encoding NrfD/PsrC family molybdoenzyme membrane anchor subunit produces MTGSNHPPTMDPREQVERDVLAAISRPSLKYLGAVALCALLVAVGMGLFAYQSFVGLGVAGLMHPVNWGVYITNFVFWVGIAHSGTLISAVLFLFRARFRTSFNRAAEAMTVFALMVAGLFPLIHLGRVWIFYYLLPYPNQRQLWVNFRSPLIWDVFAVTTYMLVSLVFFYVGMVPDLAIARRRFSGWGKKIYGLLSLGWTGTLNQWRHYKWLYILLAAFATPLVASVHSIVSWDFAVSIIPGWHTTIFAPYFVAGAIFSGTAMVITLVYPMQRILKLESYITVDHFEAIAKILLFTSLIVSYSYVVETGLAYYGHNPFEAEQFRYRSFGDYWLLYWVMILCNSLLPLTLCVKQLRRNLRWLFGVSILVNVGMWIERFVIIVNSLARDYDPYAWGTYAPSFVEVGITLMSFGLFFLLYLLFLKTLPVLSMTELKEHM; encoded by the coding sequence ATGACTGGCAGCAACCACCCCCCAACAATGGATCCCCGCGAGCAGGTCGAGCGGGACGTGCTGGCGGCCATCTCGCGGCCGAGCCTCAAGTACCTGGGGGCGGTGGCGCTGTGCGCCCTGCTGGTGGCAGTGGGCATGGGGCTGTTCGCCTACCAGTCGTTTGTCGGGCTGGGGGTGGCCGGGCTCATGCACCCGGTCAACTGGGGGGTCTACATCACCAACTTCGTCTTCTGGGTCGGGATCGCCCACTCGGGGACGCTGATCTCGGCGGTGCTGTTTCTCTTTCGCGCCAGGTTCCGCACCAGCTTCAATCGGGCCGCCGAGGCGATGACCGTCTTCGCGCTGATGGTCGCCGGCCTGTTCCCCCTGATCCACCTGGGGCGGGTCTGGATCTTCTACTACCTGCTCCCCTACCCCAACCAGCGCCAGCTCTGGGTCAACTTCCGCTCGCCGCTGATCTGGGACGTGTTCGCCGTCACCACCTACATGCTGGTCAGCCTGGTCTTTTTCTACGTGGGGATGGTCCCCGACCTGGCCATCGCCCGGCGGCGTTTCTCGGGCTGGGGCAAGAAGATCTACGGCCTGCTCTCGCTGGGTTGGACCGGCACCCTCAACCAGTGGCGCCACTACAAGTGGCTCTATATCCTGCTCGCCGCCTTCGCCACGCCGCTGGTCGCCTCGGTGCACTCCATCGTCTCCTGGGACTTCGCCGTCAGCATCATCCCCGGCTGGCACACCACCATCTTCGCCCCCTATTTCGTCGCCGGGGCGATCTTCTCCGGCACCGCCATGGTCATCACCCTGGTCTACCCCATGCAGCGCATCCTCAAGCTCGAGAGCTACATCACCGTCGACCACTTCGAGGCCATCGCCAAGATCCTGCTGTTCACCTCGCTGATCGTCAGCTACTCCTACGTCGTCGAGACCGGTCTGGCCTACTACGGCCACAACCCCTTCGAGGCCGAACAGTTCCGCTACCGCTCCTTCGGCGACTACTGGCTGCTGTACTGGGTGATGATCCTCTGCAACTCGCTGCTGCCGCTGACGCTCTGCGTCAAACAGCTGCGCCGCAACCTCAGGTGGCTGTTCGGCGTCTCGATCCTGGTCAACGTGGGGATGTGGATCGAGCGCTTCGTGATCATCGTCAACTCCCTGGCCCGGGATTACGACCCCTACGCCTGGGGGACCTACGCGCCGAGCTTTGTCGAGGTCGGCATCACCCTGATGTCCTTCGGCCTGTTCTTCCTGCTCTACCTGCTGTTCCTCAAGACCCTGCCGGTGCTGTCGATGACCGAACTTAAGGAGCACATGTGA
- a CDS encoding 4Fe-4S dicluster domain-containing protein encodes MDRRNFLQILGLFSGATVLSSCGSQDGQKKLISYLVPPEDGVLPGQALWQPGTCNECPAGCGVLVRVREGRPVKLEGNPDHPVSRGGLCLRGQASLWRLYHPDRVQTPLRRDGENWQPVSWEQAFGQIFTALDQARQQGRESFYLAGRSTGTLSELIDDFCRGLNLTRLPEFELLGHAALRRAYEAAFGIADLPGYRIGEADLLISVGADLLETFANPVGQAGGLAAAREKGSFRWFHLEPHFSLTGANADRRLSLRPGSEADLLAYLLRQLQDSGRARLRLPEMLLQALPQVSSAQAAETTGLAPDELSELAEALAAAENPLLIAGGVATARDGGVPTALLAALLQWSAGMLGRTVSFDQRLNYAGVGSPGGLDRLGRQLQEGRVGVLFVSRADPVLHAPSPGFAEALGKAGLRVGLVDVPDATTRHLDLLLPLSHALESWGDAEPRRGLRTLIRPAAKPLHDTREEGEVLLGLLRKKQQPVAASYQEHLFAAWEKRYSQPDLEAFARTGFIEEALPAEPSALDAAAAAGWLTRHGLPAPATGPQLVVVPSLRSFDGRSRVIPLLEEIPDPLTTISYGGWVSVSPADAERLKLADGDLLRIAGKGLEVELPAKIQPGLQGGIFLVQRDHLPSGVLGIDPQSGEALLSLDISGATRVGGQTELPILAGSSSQQGRGIIPDPVHLEKHPPHPQASLYPEHAHPDYRWAMAIDLKRCTGCSACVAACYIENHVPVVGKKDHLKGREMSWLRIEPFYDEQGRVEFLPMLCQHCHSAPCEPVCPVYAAYHNGEGLNVQVYARCVGTRYCSNNCPYKVRRFNWWDHRRRPPLDKLVNPDLPLRTRGMMEKCTFCIQRIRAGRDAAKDEGRKIRDGEVVTACAQSCPAKAIAFGNLLDETSQVYRWAHSKRAYRVFEELGTQPSVYYLR; translated from the coding sequence ATGGATCGTCGCAATTTTCTGCAGATACTCGGCCTTTTCTCCGGCGCCACGGTGCTCAGCTCCTGCGGCTCGCAGGACGGCCAGAAAAAGCTGATCTCCTACCTGGTCCCCCCGGAGGACGGGGTGCTGCCGGGGCAGGCCCTCTGGCAGCCCGGCACCTGCAACGAATGCCCGGCGGGCTGCGGCGTCCTGGTGCGAGTGCGCGAGGGACGCCCGGTCAAGCTCGAGGGGAATCCGGATCACCCGGTGAGCCGCGGCGGGCTCTGCCTTCGCGGCCAAGCCTCTCTCTGGCGCCTCTACCACCCCGACCGGGTGCAGACCCCCCTGCGCCGCGACGGCGAGAACTGGCAGCCGGTCAGCTGGGAGCAGGCTTTCGGGCAGATTTTTACTGCCCTGGACCAGGCCCGGCAGCAGGGGCGCGAGAGCTTCTACCTGGCCGGCCGCAGCACCGGGACGCTCTCGGAGCTGATCGACGATTTCTGCCGCGGCCTGAACCTGACGCGGCTGCCCGAGTTCGAACTGCTCGGCCATGCCGCCCTGCGCCGGGCCTATGAAGCTGCCTTCGGCATCGCCGATCTGCCCGGCTACCGCATCGGAGAGGCCGACCTGCTGATCTCCGTCGGCGCAGACCTGCTCGAAACCTTCGCCAACCCGGTCGGCCAGGCCGGCGGTCTGGCCGCGGCCAGAGAGAAGGGATCCTTCCGCTGGTTTCACCTCGAGCCGCATTTCTCCCTGACTGGCGCCAACGCCGACCGCCGGCTCTCGCTGCGCCCGGGCAGCGAGGCGGACCTGCTCGCCTACCTGCTGCGGCAGCTTCAGGACTCGGGCCGCGCCCGGCTGCGGCTGCCCGAAATGCTTCTGCAGGCCCTGCCCCAAGTTTCCTCGGCCCAGGCGGCCGAGACGACGGGCCTTGCCCCCGATGAACTCAGCGAACTCGCCGAGGCGCTGGCCGCGGCGGAGAATCCCCTGCTGATCGCCGGGGGCGTCGCCACCGCCCGGGATGGCGGCGTGCCCACCGCCCTGCTGGCGGCCCTGCTGCAGTGGAGCGCCGGCATGCTCGGGCGCACGGTTTCCTTCGACCAGCGGCTGAACTACGCCGGGGTGGGTTCCCCGGGCGGGCTTGACCGCTTGGGCCGGCAGCTGCAGGAAGGGCGGGTCGGGGTGCTGTTCGTCTCCCGCGCCGACCCGGTGCTGCACGCCCCCTCGCCGGGCTTTGCCGAGGCCCTGGGCAAGGCCGGACTACGGGTCGGGCTGGTCGACGTCCCCGACGCGACCACCCGCCACCTCGACCTGCTGCTGCCCCTCAGCCATGCCCTCGAAAGCTGGGGCGATGCTGAACCCCGCCGCGGTCTGCGCACCCTGATCAGGCCCGCGGCCAAGCCCCTCCACGACACCCGCGAAGAAGGGGAGGTGCTGCTCGGTCTGCTGCGGAAAAAGCAGCAACCGGTTGCCGCCAGCTACCAGGAGCACCTCTTCGCCGCCTGGGAGAAACGCTATTCCCAGCCCGACCTCGAGGCTTTCGCCCGCACCGGTTTCATCGAGGAGGCGCTCCCCGCCGAACCCTCCGCCCTGGACGCTGCGGCAGCCGCCGGTTGGCTCACCCGGCACGGCCTGCCCGCCCCGGCGACAGGGCCGCAGCTGGTGGTCGTCCCCTCGCTGCGCAGCTTCGACGGCCGCAGCCGGGTCATCCCCCTGCTCGAGGAGATCCCCGATCCGCTGACCACCATCAGCTACGGCGGCTGGGTGTCGGTATCGCCAGCTGACGCCGAGCGTCTCAAACTGGCTGACGGGGATTTGTTGCGCATCGCCGGCAAAGGGTTGGAAGTGGAACTGCCGGCCAAAATCCAGCCGGGACTCCAAGGTGGAATTTTCCTGGTGCAGCGCGACCACCTGCCCTCCGGGGTGCTCGGCATTGATCCGCAGAGCGGCGAGGCGCTGCTGAGCCTGGACATCAGCGGGGCGACCAGGGTCGGCGGCCAGACCGAGCTGCCCATTCTCGCCGGCTCGAGTTCCCAGCAGGGGCGGGGCATCATCCCCGACCCGGTGCATCTCGAGAAGCACCCGCCCCATCCCCAGGCGAGCCTCTACCCGGAACACGCCCACCCCGACTACCGCTGGGCCATGGCCATCGACCTGAAGCGCTGCACCGGCTGCAGTGCCTGCGTGGCGGCCTGCTACATCGAGAACCACGTCCCGGTGGTGGGCAAAAAGGATCACCTCAAGGGGCGCGAGATGTCCTGGCTGCGCATCGAGCCCTTTTACGATGAGCAGGGGCGGGTGGAGTTTCTCCCCATGCTCTGCCAGCACTGCCACAGCGCCCCCTGCGAGCCGGTCTGCCCGGTCTACGCCGCCTATCACAACGGCGAGGGGCTCAACGTGCAGGTCTATGCCCGCTGCGTGGGAACCCGCTACTGCTCCAACAACTGCCCCTACAAGGTGCGGCGCTTCAACTGGTGGGACCACCGGCGCCGGCCGCCGCTGGACAAGCTGGTCAACCCCGACCTGCCGCTGCGCACCCGGGGGATGATGGAAAAATGCACCTTCTGCATCCAGCGCATCCGCGCCGGCCGCGATGCCGCCAAGGACGAGGGGCGCAAGATCCGCGACGGCGAGGTGGTCACTGCCTGCGCCCAGAGCTGCCCGGCGAAGGCCATCGCCTTCGGCAACCTGCTCGACGAGACTTCGCAGGTCTACCGCTGGGCCCACTCGAAGCGGGCCTACCGGGTTTTCGAGGAGCTGGGAACCCAGCCTTCGGTGTATTACCTGCGGTAG
- a CDS encoding cytochrome c3 family protein: MPLTLNQAQRRFLTRLAPRVLLLGFFTTFVLLVAGMALYWWQVQRAPEQPIAFPHTVHAGSLQLPCSYCHMYADKSPRAGVPTLDICMSCHRSIATDRPQIIKLTEHYQARRPVAWNRVHELPDFIYFTHKRHVRAGIECFACHGNLAAMTKVRRVRTLQMGWCVTCHKSNGASIDCATCHL, from the coding sequence ATGCCGCTGACCCTCAACCAAGCGCAGAGACGCTTTCTGACCCGGCTGGCGCCGCGGGTGCTGCTGCTCGGCTTTTTCACCACCTTCGTCCTGCTGGTGGCAGGCATGGCGCTCTATTGGTGGCAGGTCCAGCGCGCCCCGGAGCAGCCCATCGCCTTCCCCCACACGGTGCATGCCGGCAGCCTCCAGCTCCCCTGCAGCTACTGCCACATGTACGCCGACAAGTCCCCCCGGGCCGGGGTGCCGACCCTCGACATCTGCATGTCCTGCCACCGCAGCATCGCCACCGACCGTCCGCAGATCATCAAGCTCACCGAGCATTACCAGGCCAGGCGCCCCGTCGCCTGGAACCGGGTGCATGAACTGCCCGATTTCATCTATTTCACCCACAAACGGCACGTCCGGGCGGGGATCGAATGCTTCGCCTGCCACGGCAACCTGGCGGCCATGACCAAGGTCCGCCGGGTCCGGACGCTGCAGATGGGCTGGTGCGTGACCTGCCACAAGAGCAACGGCGCCTCCATCGACTGCGCCACCTGCCACCTCTAG
- a CDS encoding c-type cytochrome produces the protein MTPITPENLPLLKLVLAVLLGALTPLLGFLAGGTVAAVLLEIYGGEKNNHRKLAAALFARTLQGQTVALPTLLLVAAALACAGLVYPETGLGPAFAAASLLPLAVGLALLHLRPTLTARPSCPAWLGSAVVLTGAGALFAAMFVLLSGLALLLHPDQWPHLGRLPWLILSWNGLARFLEILVLSFGLTGAVILLCAAAEGGSTPGAEGFRRFACRTGAVLALVSLLAWPPLQLWGLYTLAGQARSGFLFALAIAALAVGLGLALILLNLLETSSPALAKPALLGFLALFLTGALSDHNARGTHLNEQTLPQGRARAAAFYPKAAALPEPPSTAAPAPAPSAAAADGEAVFQRICAGCHAFDRRVVGPPLNSVLGKYQGRLAELKGFIRKPVKINPDYPSMPQLGLAEPEIDAVARYLLQRAGE, from the coding sequence ATGACGCCGATCACTCCGGAAAACCTCCCCCTGCTCAAACTGGTGCTCGCCGTCCTGCTTGGCGCCCTGACCCCGCTGCTCGGGTTTCTCGCCGGCGGCACCGTGGCCGCGGTTTTGCTGGAAATTTACGGGGGAGAAAAGAATAACCATCGGAAACTGGCCGCGGCTCTTTTCGCGCGGACCCTGCAGGGTCAGACCGTGGCCTTGCCGACCCTGCTGCTGGTGGCGGCGGCCCTGGCCTGCGCCGGGCTGGTCTACCCCGAAACCGGGCTCGGCCCGGCCTTCGCCGCGGCCTCCCTGCTGCCGTTGGCTGTAGGGCTGGCCCTGCTGCATCTGCGCCCGACCCTCACCGCCAGGCCCTCCTGCCCCGCCTGGCTCGGCTCGGCGGTGGTGCTGACCGGCGCCGGGGCCCTTTTCGCGGCGATGTTCGTCCTGCTCAGCGGCCTCGCCCTGCTGCTGCACCCCGATCAGTGGCCCCACCTGGGCAGGCTCCCCTGGCTGATCCTTTCCTGGAATGGGCTGGCGCGTTTTCTGGAGATTCTGGTTCTCTCCTTCGGTCTCACCGGGGCCGTCATCCTGCTTTGCGCCGCCGCCGAAGGCGGCTCCACGCCCGGCGCCGAGGGATTCAGGCGCTTCGCCTGCCGCACCGGGGCCGTGCTGGCCCTGGTCTCGCTGCTGGCCTGGCCGCCGCTGCAGCTCTGGGGCCTGTACACCCTGGCCGGCCAGGCGCGCTCTGGCTTCCTGTTCGCCCTGGCCATCGCCGCGCTGGCGGTGGGCCTGGGCCTGGCGCTGATCCTGCTGAATCTTCTGGAAACCTCCTCCCCCGCCCTGGCCAAACCCGCCCTGCTCGGGTTTCTGGCCCTGTTTCTGACCGGGGCGCTAAGCGACCATAACGCCCGTGGAACCCACCTCAACGAGCAGACCCTGCCCCAGGGCCGGGCCCGGGCCGCGGCTTTTTACCCTAAGGCAGCAGCTCTCCCCGAACCGCCCTCGACCGCAGCGCCGGCTCCGGCCCCGAGCGCAGCCGCCGCTGACGGGGAGGCGGTTTTCCAGCGCATCTGCGCCGGCTGCCATGCCTTCGACCGGCGGGTGGTCGGCCCCCCGCTGAATTCCGTACTGGGTAAATACCAGGGCCGCCTCGCTGAACTCAAGGGGTTCATCCGCAAGCCAGTGAAGATCAACCCCGATTACCCGTCCATGCCCCAGCTCGGCCTGGCCGAGCCGGAGATCGACGCGGTGGCCCGCTACCTGCTGCAACGGGCCGGAGAGTAA